The Falco peregrinus isolate bFalPer1 chromosome 1, bFalPer1.pri, whole genome shotgun sequence genome has a window encoding:
- the PHYHIPL gene encoding phytanoyl-CoA hydroxylase-interacting protein-like isoform X2, translating into MEELPVPHNIKISNITCDSFKISWDMDSKSKDRITHYFIDLNKKENKNSNKFKHKDVPTKLVAKAVPLPMTVRGHWFLSPRTEYTVAVQTASKQVDGDYVVSEWSEIIEFCTADYSKVHLTQLLEKAEVIAGRMLKLSVFYRNQHKEYFDYIREHHGNAMQPSVKDNSGSHGSPISGKLEGIFFSCNTEFNTGKPPQDSPYGRYRFEIAAEKLFNPNTNLYFGDFYCMYTAYHYVILVIAPVGSPGDEFCKQRLPQLNIKDNKFLTCDEEDGVMVYHHAQDVILEVIYTDPVDLSLGTVAEITGHQLMSLSTANAKKDPSCKTCNISVGR; encoded by the exons ATGGAGGAACTTCCAGTCCCACACAACATCAAAATAAGTAACATCACATGTGATTCCTTCAAGATTTCTTGGGACATGGATTCTAAATCCAAGGACCGCATTACTCACTACTTCATTGATCtcaataagaaagaaaacaagaattccAACAAATTTAAACACAag GATGTACCCACTAAACTGGTGGCCAAAGCTGTTCCCTTGCCTATGACAGTCCGCGGGCACTGGTTCTTGAGCCCAAGAACAGAATACACGGTAGCAGTGCAGACGGCATCGAAGCAAGTTGATGGCGATTATGTTGTTTCTGAGTGGAGTGAAATCATCGAGTTTTGCACAGCAG ATTATTCAAAAGTTCACCTAACACAGCTATTGGAAAAAGCTGAAGTGATTGCAGGCCGTATGCTTAAACTGTCTGTTTTTTATCGGAATCAGCACAAAGAATACTTTGACTACATCAG AGAGCATCATGGGAATGCTATGCAGCCCTCTGTTAAGGATAACAGTGGCAGCCATGGCTCTCCGATCAGTGGGAAGCTGGAAGGCATCTTCTTTAGCTGCAACACTGAGTTTAACACTGGCAAGCCACCACAAGATTCACCTTATGGAAGATACAGGTTTGAGATTGCAGCTGAAAAACTCTTCAACCCAAATACTAACTTGTACTTTGGAGACTTCTACTGCATGTACACAGCCTACCACTACGTCATTCTCGTTATTGCCCCTGTTGGATCACCAGGAGACGAATTCTGTAAGCAGCGCCTTCCTCAACTAAATATAAAAGATAATAAATTTCTGACCTGCGATGAAGAAGATGGTGTCATGGTTTACCATCACGCCCAGGATGTTATTTTGGAAGTAATTTACACTGATCCTGTGGATCTCTCCCTCGGCACAGTTGCGGAAATTACTGGTCACCAACTAATGAGCTTGTCTactgcaaatgcaaagaaagatcCCAGCTGCAAGACCTGCAATATCAGTGTTGGACGTTAA
- the PHYHIPL gene encoding phytanoyl-CoA hydroxylase-interacting protein-like isoform X1 → MEAPRLAHTMSSPTSPCEEVIKNLSLEAIQLCDRDGNKSQDSGIAEMEELPVPHNIKISNITCDSFKISWDMDSKSKDRITHYFIDLNKKENKNSNKFKHKDVPTKLVAKAVPLPMTVRGHWFLSPRTEYTVAVQTASKQVDGDYVVSEWSEIIEFCTADYSKVHLTQLLEKAEVIAGRMLKLSVFYRNQHKEYFDYIREHHGNAMQPSVKDNSGSHGSPISGKLEGIFFSCNTEFNTGKPPQDSPYGRYRFEIAAEKLFNPNTNLYFGDFYCMYTAYHYVILVIAPVGSPGDEFCKQRLPQLNIKDNKFLTCDEEDGVMVYHHAQDVILEVIYTDPVDLSLGTVAEITGHQLMSLSTANAKKDPSCKTCNISVGR, encoded by the exons GGAATAAATCACAAGATAGTGGGATTGCAGAGATGGAGGAACTTCCAGTCCCACACAACATCAAAATAAGTAACATCACATGTGATTCCTTCAAGATTTCTTGGGACATGGATTCTAAATCCAAGGACCGCATTACTCACTACTTCATTGATCtcaataagaaagaaaacaagaattccAACAAATTTAAACACAag GATGTACCCACTAAACTGGTGGCCAAAGCTGTTCCCTTGCCTATGACAGTCCGCGGGCACTGGTTCTTGAGCCCAAGAACAGAATACACGGTAGCAGTGCAGACGGCATCGAAGCAAGTTGATGGCGATTATGTTGTTTCTGAGTGGAGTGAAATCATCGAGTTTTGCACAGCAG ATTATTCAAAAGTTCACCTAACACAGCTATTGGAAAAAGCTGAAGTGATTGCAGGCCGTATGCTTAAACTGTCTGTTTTTTATCGGAATCAGCACAAAGAATACTTTGACTACATCAG AGAGCATCATGGGAATGCTATGCAGCCCTCTGTTAAGGATAACAGTGGCAGCCATGGCTCTCCGATCAGTGGGAAGCTGGAAGGCATCTTCTTTAGCTGCAACACTGAGTTTAACACTGGCAAGCCACCACAAGATTCACCTTATGGAAGATACAGGTTTGAGATTGCAGCTGAAAAACTCTTCAACCCAAATACTAACTTGTACTTTGGAGACTTCTACTGCATGTACACAGCCTACCACTACGTCATTCTCGTTATTGCCCCTGTTGGATCACCAGGAGACGAATTCTGTAAGCAGCGCCTTCCTCAACTAAATATAAAAGATAATAAATTTCTGACCTGCGATGAAGAAGATGGTGTCATGGTTTACCATCACGCCCAGGATGTTATTTTGGAAGTAATTTACACTGATCCTGTGGATCTCTCCCTCGGCACAGTTGCGGAAATTACTGGTCACCAACTAATGAGCTTGTCTactgcaaatgcaaagaaagatcCCAGCTGCAAGACCTGCAATATCAGTGTTGGACGTTAA